The following DNA comes from Gemmatimonadales bacterium.
GATCAGGTGGTCGCGCTGCCGAGTCCCGCCGGGGGAGCGCGCCAGGTAGACGAGCAGCGCGAAGTGTTTTCGCCACGTCAGCTCGGCCGGGGCGGGCCTGCCGTCCTGGGTAAGCTCGGGCGGCCCGAACGCCACCAGCGAGAGCGTCATGTCTCCCCCGCGGTGATGCGGTGGTGATGCTGCCGCGTACCTTGGTTCGCGGATCGCATTTCCCGGAGGCGTGGATGTCGGCAGGTGTCGCGACGGTCGCAACGGTTCTGCTGCCAGAGGAACGCTCGCGCGTGGAGGCAGCCCTCGAGGGCTCCTACATCACGCTGCACCGGGACTCGATCAACGACGCCACGCGCGAAGTGCGCCGCAATCGGGTGGACGCGGTCTTCCTCTCCGTACATCGATGCGGCGAGGTCGATCTGCCCCAGGTCGCGCGGTTCGTGCGCGAGTTCCCCCACGTGCCCGCCGTGGCGCTCATCTCCCGCAGCGACAATGAAGCCAGCGAGCGGGTCCTGCAACTCGGTGCGCAGGGCGTGCGCGCGGTGGTGGACGTCAGCGCTTCGGCCGGCTGGCACCGCCTGCGGTCGGTGCTCCGCGAGCCGAGTTCGCCGGTGGTCGCGGCCGTAATGGCGGCGCTCGATCCCGACCTCCGCGACGGGCCGCCCGACTGCCGGCTCTTCTTCGAGGTGGTGGTGCGCAGCGCTCCGGACATCAGGACGGTCGGGCAACTGTCCGCGGTGCTGGAGGCGGTGCCGAGCTCGCTGATGTCCCGCTTTCATCGCGCCCAGCTGCCCTCACCCAAGGTGTACCTGGCGCACGCCCGGCTGCTCCATGCCGCGCACCTCTTCAATGGCGGGGGCCTCAGCATCTCGGACGTCGCGCACCGGCTCGACTACTCGTCGCCGCAGAGCTTCGGCCGCCACCTGCGGGCCCTCCTCGGCATGACGGCCGGTGAGTTCCGGACCCGCTTCCCGTTCGAGGCCGCCGTCCGACGCTTCCGCGCTTCATTCGTCACCCCGTTCCGGGACCGGTTGCTCGCGTTCCATCCATTGGGAACGTGGCCCGGGGATCACGGACAATCCGCGGCGTGAGCGGCCGTCCCGGCGGGGTGATCTCGTCGATCAGGGGCGCAGCACGGCGGCGTATTCCGCCGTGTCGTGCCCGCGTCCGAGAATCGAGAACCGCACCACCGATCCCCTAAGGCGCTCCGACACCTCCGACAGCTGCTGCGACATCGTGGCGAGGCGCTGCAGGGAGACGTGCTGCTCGGTGGCGGAGCCCGCGGCCTCGGCCGCCGCCTGGGCCGACGTAGCGGCGAGCGCTTCCACCCGCTCCATCGCCTGGAGAAGCACCGTCATCCCCTCGGCTTGCTGGTGCGAAGTAGAAGCTGTCTGATCGACCAGCGCGGACAGGGACGCGATGCCGGCCAACACTTCGCGCTGAGCCTCGTCGGCCTGCTCGGCCACAACGCCGACGTCGCGGACCCTCGTCTCGCCCGCCTCCATCGTGTCCACCGCAGCCGTGACTCCCTCGCGGACCTCGTCGATCGTGCCAGCCACTTCCCTGGCGGCGCGCGCTGCCTCCTCGGCGAGCTTCCGCACCTCGGCGGCGACCACGGCGAAGCCGCGCCCGTGCTCGCCGGCACGGGCCGCCTCGATCGCCGCGTTGAGCGCGAGCAGGTTGGTCTGGCGGGCGATCCTGGAGATCGTCTTGGCGAGCCCACCGATCCGCTCCGAGAGCGGCGCCAGCGCCGAGACAGCTGCGCCACCTCGGCGCACCTCGTCGCCGATTGACACGAGCGTCGTGCCCGCGCGGCCGATCCGCTCTCGGCTCGCTTCCGCGGCCCCTACCAGCGCGCGCGCCTGCTCCGCCATGCGGGCTGCGCGCTCGTTAAGCGCGGCGGCGTCCGCGGTCGTCCGTTCGGTCCGCGCGCCGCTCGCGGCCGCGATGGACTTCTGGTCGCGCAACTGCGCGGCGAGGCGCGCGGCGCTCCCGCCCACCGATGCGCTCGACCGGCCCAGGTCGTCCGCGGAAGACGCCAGCACGTCGGAGTACGCCGCGACCTCGTCCGCTTCCCGCTGCACGCTGGAGATCGTCTCGGCGGTGCTGGCGAGCATCCGATTGAACGACCTTTCCAGCATCCCTAGTTCGTCGGCGGCGGTCGCCGCGGCGCGGACCGCCAGGTCCCCCTGCTCTGCTTCCTCCATGGTGCGCCGCATGGCGCGCAGCCGCTGCGCCAGCATCGCCGGCGCGCGGGACAGCACCAGCGTCACGACGACGATCAGGATCGCGTCGAGATACGCCCCGGCCGGCAGGTCGAGAACCGTGACGATCCCCGTAGGCGGCTCGTACCAGCGCGCGTGCAGCACCCGAGCCGCGACGTACCCGGCACCGGCCCCGGTCGCCAGCCAGGTGGTTGAGCGGCGGTTCCACTGGACCGCGTACGGGGCGATCGCCGGGAGGTAGAAGAACGCAACGCCCCACTTGCCGGAGAGGAGCACGGCGAGCGAGACGAGAACGACGTCGAGACCCGCGGCGGCCGGGAGGGCCGGGCGGCGCAGCCACCGCACTTTGGAGGAGAGCATGATCGCGGTGTTCAGCGCCAGCGCGAGAGCGGTAGCGAAGAAGATCGTGCGGAACGAAGCATCGACGAGATTGGCCGGGCCCAGGATCAGGAGCACCAGCGCGGCCAGCGGGATGCCCCACCAGCGGCGCCGACAGCTCCGGCTGATGGCGCTCTCGTCGGGCGGCGACGGCGGAGCGCGCATTGCGGACTGCGACGGCCGAGTCACGACCGGGAGACGAGCTCGCCCAGCGAGACGAGCGCATGCACGGGAAGCCCGTCGCCGGCGATCGCGTCGCGGCCACCCTCGTCGCGATCCACCACGGCGAGGACACCCACGACCGTGCCGCCTTCCTCGCGCACCGCGCGAACCGCCTCGAGGGCCGAGCCTCCGGTCGTGATCACGTCCTCGACGACCACAACCCGTGCTCCCTCGGTGAAGCAGCCCTCGATCCGGCGCCCGGCGCCGTGGGTCTTCACCGTTTTTCGCACGGTGAACCCGTGGATTTCGGGTGGGTCGGCATGGGAGGCCATGGCGATGGCGTAGGCGACGGGATCGGCGCCCATCGTCATGCCGCCGACGGCGTCCGCCACCCAACCCAGGGCGCGCACCGCGGCAAGTCCGAGCCCGCCGATGAGCGCGAGGCCTTCGGCGTGCATGGTGGTGCGGCGGCAATCGACATAGTGGCTGGAGCGGCGACCGGACGCGAGGACGAAGTCACCGTGTAACACCGAGCGGTCGCGCAGCAAGGAGATCAAGCGGTCTCGCCCGAGGGCGCCGGCGGCGCGTCCCATCGTCTCAGCGGCTGCCGCCGAACATCCCCTTCAGCGACCCGAGCAGTCCGCCCCTGCCGGCGGCCGGCGGCTGGGTCGCGGCGGCCGAGAAATCGTTCGCGAACTCGAGGACCGAAGGCTGACGTTTCTGCGGCTCGCGCTGGAGGCCGCGCATGACGACGTCCTCGACCGCGCGCGGGAAGACGAGGTCGCGCCGTGCCGTGCCAAGCGCGACGGGCGGCTGCGTCAGGAGTTGGTGGAATAGCTCACGCGGGGACTTGGCGACGTACGGCAAGTACGTGGTGAGCAGGAAGTAGGCGATCGTCGCCAGGGAGTAGATATCGGCGGACTCGCCCACCAACTCGCCGGAGAGTGCTTCGGGCGCCACGTATTGCAGCGTACCTACGAAGAAGCCGGTCCGGGTGAGCCGC
Coding sequences within:
- a CDS encoding DNA-binding response regulator, whose product is MSAGVATVATVLLPEERSRVEAALEGSYITLHRDSINDATREVRRNRVDAVFLSVHRCGEVDLPQVARFVREFPHVPAVALISRSDNEASERVLQLGAQGVRAVVDVSASAGWHRLRSVLREPSSPVVAAVMAALDPDLRDGPPDCRLFFEVVVRSAPDIRTVGQLSAVLEAVPSSLMSRFHRAQLPSPKVYLAHARLLHAAHLFNGGGLSISDVAHRLDYSSPQSFGRHLRALLGMTAGEFRTRFPFEAAVRRFRASFVTPFRDRLLAFHPLGTWPGDHGQSAA
- a CDS encoding methyl-accepting chemotaxis protein → MRAPPSPPDESAISRSCRRRWWGIPLAALVLLILGPANLVDASFRTIFFATALALALNTAIMLSSKVRWLRRPALPAAAGLDVVLVSLAVLLSGKWGVAFFYLPAIAPYAVQWNRRSTTWLATGAGAGYVAARVLHARWYEPPTGIVTVLDLPAGAYLDAILIVVVTLVLSRAPAMLAQRLRAMRRTMEEAEQGDLAVRAAATAADELGMLERSFNRMLASTAETISSVQREADEVAAYSDVLASSADDLGRSSASVGGSAARLAAQLRDQKSIAAASGARTERTTADAAALNERAARMAEQARALVGAAEASRERIGRAGTTLVSIGDEVRRGGAAVSALAPLSERIGGLAKTISRIARQTNLLALNAAIEAARAGEHGRGFAVVAAEVRKLAEEAARAAREVAGTIDEVREGVTAAVDTMEAGETRVRDVGVVAEQADEAQREVLAGIASLSALVDQTASTSHQQAEGMTVLLQAMERVEALAATSAQAAAEAAGSATEQHVSLQRLATMSQQLSEVSERLRGSVVRFSILGRGHDTAEYAAVLRP
- the pyrE gene encoding orotate phosphoribosyltransferase, with amino-acid sequence MGRAAGALGRDRLISLLRDRSVLHGDFVLASGRRSSHYVDCRRTTMHAEGLALIGGLGLAAVRALGWVADAVGGMTMGADPVAYAIAMASHADPPEIHGFTVRKTVKTHGAGRRIEGCFTEGARVVVVEDVITTGGSALEAVRAVREEGGTVVGVLAVVDRDEGGRDAIAGDGLPVHALVSLGELVSRS